One Perognathus longimembris pacificus isolate PPM17 chromosome 13, ASM2315922v1, whole genome shotgun sequence genomic window, ATAACTGAGaaatgagcaaaagagccaaatgGAACCAGTTGTCAGTGGCGCAGGCCTCTAACGCTAGCTacttaaggaggctgaaatcacaaGATCAACATTCTATGCCAGCAGGGATGAAAAGTctgtgtgtgagactctttatcttcaattaaccggtaaggaagtagagctgtggctcacgtgatagaacACCAACCTAGAACAAAAGAATCTAAGTaatagagcccaggacctgatttcaagtcccagtatcagaaaaataattataagaacctaaagtggaggtatggctcaagttatagagcaccagctttgaacaaaagtgcCTATGCTGAGTTTAGCCCTAGAACggaaaccaaaaaataaataataaatgcaaatGCCCCAGAAACACACCCCACCCCAGTCAGTGCAGCCACAGAAGGTAGAGGGAACTCAACCCAAATGGTTATTTATTCTAAAACTGGAAGCTACTGTGCctacatttattttttgccagaatATTTTAAGGAGAacaggggaggaaaaaaattacagatgTAAACAATGACacagttacatttttttaaatgttaaacccTTTTTTTACTGGCCACTTCCAAGAATGCTTTACAGGTTGTGCAAAAAACATTTACAGGCTCCATGTGGTGTTTATTTTTCTCACAAGCTTTTCCATCTACAACTACAACAAACATCTGATAAAACACTAAACAAGTCTTCTAAGGGAAACAAGGCCAGAGTTCCCTCCCATTGCCATAATCCACATACATTCCCTCCCCCCTTAACATTGTTTTTCCATAATAAAAACACAAGACAGAAACAAAACCCAGACATCCACTGTTGCTGCAAGTGATCTCTTGGGCTGAACCCACAAGGATACGAAGTTTCATTCTCTACACCTAGAAAAACAGCTCTTAGAAAAAGATGACTTTTCTAGtgtcaaaaacaaacagcaagtaCTCTCCTAAAGATGCCCGCCCCCCCAAGTGGCATAAGCTTTGTCTTCCTGCCTGAGGCCCTAACACACCCATCCATGTCATCAACAGGACGCAATTCATTGGATGAGTGAGGGGGTGGGGACAGCCTCTGAAAATCCAATTTGCTATTATAAACATAATCTTGCCCTAAGGGAATTTCTTTGGGCTCTAGTTTTTAATGTTCTTGCATTAGGAGCAAAGCTTTCTCAAACTCccttagtaataataatgataaagctAGTGGGCTACCGAGGTTCATGCCATCACTCCACTCCCACACAAATCCATTTTGGCATCTACGCCAAGTAGGTaccaggagaaaacaaaacatcattatGAGGGATTTCTCTCCAAGCCCCCTTTCCAGCCTTGAAGGTGCATGAGCAGAAGGGTATGCCCTCACTGGGATGATCGGAGGGCCAGTGAGGGCAcacactgtgggggggggggggggggaatcgctGCCCAGCAGGGAGTGGGGGAAGGCAGCAGCAAAAGATCAAATCCCAACACAACATTTTAAACAAGAGAACTGCCCAGGTGCAGAAGTTGAAGCAAGGCATTTTCTACTTGCACAGTCCAGGGTGTTACCTCACTAGCAAGTGCTAAAGTTCATGATGGTTTGCCCAGTACACTCTTGGTTGAAACAATGCTGGGCAGGGAGATGAATTAAAACTGAAGCTGAAAATTCAAAGAGCATTCCCATATCCTACCCATGTTCTTGAACTTAGCAACTTGTAGTGGTTTTGTCAAGAACTAGGAGGGTATTGGTAAAGCTATAAATTAAGGGATCCTAACTGAAGTCTCGTAGGGAGATGCCTCTCTGGGGATACCCAGGGAAGCACCTCAGAAGGAATCTTGTTTTAAGAAGTCGGGCAGGGGTgctccttgcacacacacacacacatgcaaacatgtTCACACATTCCTCCAAAATTTCAGCAGCCCCACTGagctgcctccctcccacccacccttgCTATTCACTTTCTACCTgtgtatcaaaaacaaaaacaaaaacaaaaaacaaaaaccccagcaGGGCAGAGAGGCCCTCCCACACTGTATAAAATAGTTGCTATTCTCAGCACCTGGGCCTGGGAGCCCACACCACAGGATTCCCCTATATACATGACCTGCTGCGGCGAGCAGAGTCCTGCTGCATTTCTGTGAGCTGAAACCCTGAGAATCATTCCTTCTCTTGCACTGTAAGAGGCAGACACTCTTAACAGATGATCTTAAAAGGCCTCCGGCTTCTCAACTCAGAAGACAAGAGACTATATAGACTggcaaatcacaatcttcaggcTGAGGGCTGCAATTCCACTCTCCCCAACTTTATAGGATTCACTAGCAGGTACATGGAGGGGGCCAAGCTATCCTGCCCTGCAGTCTAGAAGAGTCTACAGGCTCCCGCGGCCTGGAAAACCTATATAATAGAACCGCCCCACCAGAGTCTCCGCGCCTCAGCCACACAGCATCAAGGCACAGCAAAGTGGACACTGGGACACTGGCCTCCCAGCCCACCAGACCAGATATCCCGAGAGGGAGAGGTCGGTAAAGAAAATACAAACGGTTAGTTGGTGCAAGTGATTGATAAGAGCCAATCGTTTATTGTCACTGTCCCACCACAGCGCTCCCCTATCCCCACTCCTGCCTGCTCCTATCTGCTCTGGAGAGAGTGCCCTCATGCTGCTCCCTGTCCCCCCCATCACTCTTCCCTTACTTGGCTGCCAGTCCAGCTGCATTAGAATGTcagaagaggtgacattttcaCTTCTTTTCCTGTCCAACTGCAGGGTACAGAACAGGCAGCTCTAAGTGCTGCTTTCTGCGCAAATGGTTTTTGATTACAAATATCTAACTAGGTTTGAAATGTTTTATAGAATAAGACAATATTCTTTtcaacaaactttaaaaaaaatgtacagttttgttgtttgtttccacctcccccctccccccagcttgcgcacccctcccccacccaccacccctcCCCGGCAGCTCAGCCCCACCCGACAGCCCCTGTTTTCCTTGGTTGTGTTTTGAGGGGTGCTTGGCACCCCCAGAGATTCAGCTTCATGGCTGACAGGTGACAACAGCAGGGGCTTCACCGATACCCTTGGTAACCGTAGTAGTTCCTGTAGTATCGGTCTCTGTCCTGGGGGTGGTGGTAGTAGTAATTCTGCCACTAGAAGAAAGGGGAAACCTCATCACTTGAAGCCAGAGCTGGCTGGGGATGAAGAGGTGACACTCATCCTTCTGCTCCTGCCCCCCCTTGATCTCTCTCTATCCCAAGAAGATACTCACATCCCGATTATATTGTCTGTAATAGTCTCTGTATCTGTTGTACTCATAATCTCGCGCATAGAACCGATCGTAGTCGCCCCTGTATCGATCATAGAAATTACGGTAACcctgagaaaggagagaaaggagtagTAAATATTTACTGGTTTTCAGCAGCATGACCCACCATTACCCCCTTCTTCAACAAGACACATCTTAGCTTTGTATTATAAATCAGGGCAAATCCTTTTCCCAGGATAAAGTCTTCCAGGTAAAACATTAAGTGGGCAAAACCCTAAGCCCTGAGAAAACAGCCCAGGCCCCTCTGCTCCCCCAAGCCAATAGGAATGGCTATCACGGCCCAGagggaggagcagaaggagagCTGCACTCACCCCTCTGTTTCCAGACTGCCCCCAGTACTGCTGCCCGTAGGCCCGGTTGTCGTAGCCTCGGCGCTGCCCGCCCACTGGAAGAGAAATGGAGAGCACGCTCAGACAGCTAGCGTGGGGTCCTGGCTCCACAACTGAGTGGAAATCAAAAAGTTGGAGCCAAAGGCAAATCTAAGGGAATAGGAGGCCTGAATCAACCAGGCTTATACAATGTTAATTAAGGCATTGCCAGGACTTTAAAGAGTctgaggggggagggcagaggaaaagAGACACAAGAAAACCAAGCCACCTTGCTTTTGAAGTTCCCCAATCCTGCAAAACATTtaagattacaaaagcaatacatggcAGAATTAGAAGCATAAGTAAAAACTGCCATTCATAGGATCAGACTTTCAGCCTTGGAAACAAAGGTCTCGCTAATACTCTATGAGGATGGCACCTTGGGATTCCAAGTACCTAGCTAGCAGCACTCAAAGCCTGCTGACttatggtcacacacacacatacacaaacacattctTAAAGGCAGTGACATTCTGGGGAAAATAATTCTACCACTAGCCTAACTTGCTTtctaaccccccacccccagtctacAAATTACTGAATGATGCATTCACTTTTTAGTCTCTACAGCTGAGTTTATACAAAAGACAAAGAACCAAAAAAAGAATCAGATTTCACTGCACAAACCCTCTCCATACACTGGCACCGTGAAGCAGTGAGCCCATACATTAACATGAAAACTAGACAGAGAAGGTACAGCACTGCTTTCCAAGGAAATAAATCTTTTTGCTGAAAAGTAACTCTTTTTGTTGAAGGATTATGGAAGAAGAGAAGTTTGTAAAGGACACAGGAAGAAAGAAGCTCCGTAAAGAAGGCACTTCCTTACTGTGAGTGACTAGACTTGGTTTTCCTGGGTCTCCCTGGGTAATTCAGTACAAAGAACAACTGAGGCTGGAGGCTGGCAGATCCCCAGGACTCACCATAGCCTTGGCCTCGGCTTCGGTTCTGCCGGTTACGCTTGTTCCGGTTGTTTCTGCGGTTTGTGCGCTTCTCTGAGGGGGGCAGCAGCTTCCGGGCCTCCTCCTTGTACTTAGTGACAATGGGCTGAGCCTCTTCCTTTTCCAGCTCCCCATAGGTCACCTCATCCATATAGTCGCATTTTTCAGGCAGAGAAAAATTGGCTGCAAGGGTAAGAAAAAAGTTTGTAGGTCTGGGAAGCACACAGATGGTTAAGAGCTCATAAAAGACactctgtgggctggggatatagcctagtggcaagagtgcctgcctcggatacacgaggccctaggttcgattccccagcaccacatatacagaaaacggccagaagcggcgctgtggctcaagtggcagagtgctagccttgagcgggaagaagccagggacagtgctcaggccctgagtccaaggcccaggactggccaaaaaaaaaaaaaaataaaataaaataaaagacactcTGTGTGTGCTCACACGTGGAGAGGAATGAAACTCATGGCCATGCAAATCCACTGAGCTAGATCACCAAGCTAGCATCAGACTGCTGATCCTTCTGCCTTACACTTCAccgtgctaggattataggtgtgtaccaccatgcctggtcatGCATAAGGCTttgctggcactcaaccacttgagccacagcatcacttttggctttttgataggATTACAGTACCTATACCAGCAGTACCTGGCTGCTTAAGACTTTCTAAGCCTCACCTAGTAATGCACAAAAATGGGCTAGGTTCATACTCATACTTCAATGACTGAGTTCACCTTTTACTTaatcctcattttcccctaaatcCTGGAAACTCTAAATTTACCAAGTGTTAGTGACCCATAATAAATTAGCACTGAATTGAGTTAAGGTTTCTCATCAGGAAAGAAGCAGTGTAAGGCTAAAATAAGAGGAAATTTTGGTGTTGCTACATAAGAAGTAATAtacaatttttcttattttcctagtcctggggcttgaactcagggcctgggtactatccctgagcttcttttgtccaaggctagactctaccactggagctatagcaccacttccggctttttctgtttgtgtggtactgaggaaatgaacccagggcttcatgcatgctaggcaagcactctaccactaagccacaggcCTTTTATTCACTGATTCAAGAAAAGGAAACTAGAGTGCAAGCTTCTCATTTGCCACCTGTACACAACTACCCAGCATAGTTGCCAGTCTCTAGATGTCAGTTTCATAGGCTCAATCCCAGGGGAATTTACTCCAATGGGGCTCTTGTGGTTCTTGGATGAATGCAAGTAGCCCTATTTTATGAAACTATACTAACTTCCTCCTGGAGCTAGAGTATCAATCAAAGTTCATTCTGTACAAATTTAGAGGATCTAGCTCATGGCTGTGTAAATGTTTCCAAGGATAATGATTATCAGAATTTGAAGAGCCAGTGACTTAGACCAGGTGGGAGGCGGTAAACTGAAGATAAGGGGAAACAGGAAGTAAAACCAAGCAAACAGTTAATACTACCTGTGCAAACCTTGCTACAGGTTTTGGACTGTATTAACAATTTCATCAAATACCAAAAATCAAAGCAagaaaattgaagacccagacacATTATACTTAATTGATTTGAtgattcctttgtacaaccaaaCAATAACAATAGTAAGGAAAAATCTTAAGGCAACTCCAAACACAAGCCTATATTACAGCAGAATTCAAAATACAATACTGACATCATTCACTGTATAATCAATCATGTTTTAATCTGAATCCTAACAATCTCCCATTCCCTTTCTTCACGGAATGTAAGTAATCCAAAAAGGGGGAACCTCATTTTATGTGCTATTTCCCCATGTCTAGGGCAGTACTGGCCAGATGGACACATCGTAAACATTTCATTACTACATAAGTAACCCAAGGAAGCTTCTTTCTCAAGTTTTAGTTATCTTGTAATCTATcactcattttattattattattattttttggccagtcctgggctgaaaactcagggcctgagcactgtccctggcttctttttgctctaggccagcattttaccacttgagccacagtgccacttctggctttttctatatatgtggtgctgaggaatcgaacccagggcttaatgtatacaaggtgagcactttactactaggccatattcccagccctaattattttttgttgttgttgttttgggagaCAGAGTACCAGTATGTAGCCAAGACTGACTTTTTAATTCACGATTCTTCTGCCTCATCCTCCAGGCCTATACCATCACTCTACACTCACTACTTTCCTTTTTTGTATCATATCCAGAATCAATCAAAGAATTACTGCTTCTTCATTCACTCTGCTCACTTATTTATTTACAAGTGCTTACATGTACTAAGTTATTCTTCAAATTCACTTTTAGACACAGAGACTAGCTCCTAGTACTAAGAGGATCCAAAACTCTTGTATAATTTATCCCACCTTTCATCTCCAGCATTATAGATTCCGGAACGTCATCTCCCTCCACTTCTTTCCTCAACTCTAGCCTCTTTTTCCAATCGTCCTCATTAGGGACAACCACCACCACTTTCCGGGCGAAAGTCTTGAACAGCAATAGCTTCCGCCTTTGGCCAGAATTGTACACGTTACACTAAGAACAGGAATAATAACAGATGGTTAAGAATAAAAATTACAATTCCATTTCAACCAAATTGAAGGCACCAGATCAGGagtcatacacacacaatctCCTTTATTACTGTTCCTTgcaatgctggggatcaaactcagggccttgcacatgctaagcaattGCTCCAcgactgagctacacctctacccAGCCTTTAATTTTGAAATCAGTATGTGACAGATACTATCTCATTTTGTATATCCCTAGATATTAAACAACAGTGATTTTTCCAAGATTCCAGACTAATTAAGTGACAAATTCAGGAATCCAAACAAACGTCTTCCACTGCCTCTATTCTTCCACTGATCATATACTCTCAGGTAAAAAACTAGTGAGTAGAACTTTGTAATGTTAAAAGAAGCAAACCAACTTTACAGCCATCATTCACAGATAGCCATTAAttaggtaacttttttttttttttgcttgttctgttttttgccagtcctggggcttgaactcagggtctgagcactgtccctggcttctttttgctcaaggctagcactctaccacttgagccacagctccacttccagctttttctatatatgtggtgctgaggaactaaacccagggctttgtgtatacaaggcaagcactctaccactaggccacattcgcagccctaaTTAGGTAACTTGAGTCTGATCTTTTATTCAGTCCTCTACATATGCATCCAACTTTTGGTTGTAAGCCATTATGTCAGATGGAATGTCAGAAGAAATTTCCATCATCTCTGGATTCTCTGTAAAACCAAGTTCCTCTGAATGTTTGAACAATACCTGATCAAGAATGAAGTTCCTCTTTGTCCGGGAAGCAATCTGGACTAGCTTACTAAGGCACTGGGAGGCTTGCTGCACTAAAAGGTCTCGGCTTTTAGGGTCCATCTCTGGTTCCTCAAGTCCTTTCATCTGAGAAAtgtaaggaagaaaaatacaagGAGTTATACAGCAAGTTAAAATTCACAAGTGATtgttgctactgctgctgcttctttaaGTGCCATACCCACCATCCAGCATGTCAAGTCATCCCTTTTCCTCAGTTCTACAAATGTTATCTAGTTTGCAGTAgtcatttaataattatttccatTCTCAACCTTGATATTGTCCAGATTTTATGCTTTCAGAAATCTGACAGAGCTGGGcgcaagtggctcacgcctgtaatcctagctactcaggaagctgagatctgaggatcgtggttaaaagccagctcagggaggaaagtccatgagacttatctccaattaatcactagaaaaccagaagtggcactgtctctcaagtggtagagcgctaaccttaagAGGAAGCGCTCAGGGGAagcgccaggcccagagttcaaaccccatgactgaccaaaaaaggagaaaaagaaaaaagaaatctgacataacaaagcaaagcaaaaaaacccaacaaatccatctagggactgggaatatggcttagtggtattgcgcttgcctagcatgaatgaagccctgggttcaatttctcactaccacataaacagaaaaggccagaagtggcactgtggctccagtggtagagtgctagctctgagcaaaaaagaagttcagggacagtgcccaggccctggaatcaagccccaggactggcaaaaataagaaagaaagaaaaaaaaaaaacattaaaaacacttCACTATTTGTGGGACCTTGGTTCTCAGACACTTAAAAAACTATCTCTCCACTAAAGGACAGGTCAAAGGAGCTTCCTGAGAGCCTAGAGAGCAAACACTATAGCTTGGTAATCCTTTCAGCAACTGACCCTCATTTGGTTGAGCACAGTCTCAGCTCCCAGGACATTGTATCTCTTCCCAGGATTTTCTTTTGCATAATTCAATGCCCACTGGGTCTTTCCAGATCCAGGTAGTCCCACCATCAGAATCACCTGCAAGCAAATAAACAGAACCCACAATGTAATCAAAAATAAGAGACTTTCCATCCCAGTATGGTAATGTTTTCAGAATAGGCCTAAGAGAACATAACCACCCACCATTCAAGAGCATGAAACCTCATTTCTGCATTGTTCGGCTTACCTCACACTCCTCTGTCGTCTTAGGAGGGACTGCGGTGCGCACACGCTCTTCAACAGGCACAGCATGAATGAACACAAACTCTTCTGGTGGTTGGAAGAAAGGTTCATCCTTCTGACCAAAGTTTAATTCTACAACACAATTTTTGCAGAGGACATGGGGTAGAAGAGCCCGGTCTGCCAGAGATTCCTTGTTTATCCGGAATGCCACACCTAGATCTTCTCCATTTTTGGAGAAGGAAAGTTCTACTTCTTCAGTCTCAAAATTCTATAAGGACAAAGAATAGAATCACTtatggggtaacaagtttgataatgaTTAAATCTTGTTTTCTAAACTCAGATTATGGCACAACATAAGCAATGTAAATCCTTAATATCAGCAGTTGATGGAAAACACAGTTGAATTTCATGTTTTGCTATGAATTCACACCGTTCAGGAACACTTACAGCAAAACAGCCAATGACATCATTCTCCCCAAAAGTCTGGCCAAATTCCTCAAACTGTCCATTTTCTGCCTTGAGTCCTCGTCCATCAAAGCCATAAGAGAATTCATCTTCACCTAGAATAGTTGACACATCAGTTACCTGCCAAAGTTCCCACATAGTAACAACATGGGACAGACACACCGAGTGATGTAACAAAGTAATTTTACCAAGTTGTGGATGGGAAAAGTCAATGGACCACCCCACTCGAAGAAGAGAAACCTCTGTGCAGCCTTCTTTCATTGGGAGGTTCTGGGCTACCTAGCCAAGtcagaaaaagaactcttaagCTTCTAATAGATTCAGGAGCAAATTCTTGTTAAAAagcaagtttttttctttaaacaaactGAAAACAATAATCATCAGAGCTCATTATCAGAGCAACAACCCACTGAacctaaaccaaaacaaaagggatGATTTCTTGTACTCTTACAGCCAAAGCTTTTTCCTAAACTTATATTAATGGACAGGAACCCAATATATAGTTTAATGGGTAAATTAAATGAATAGTCTTAATAAGCCTCTTACCTTCGCCTCAAAGCAgacttttccttttgttattcCATACGTACTCCTTGCCCCAGACCAAAGGGTAGGGAACTTCTCTGAGAAAAGTGGCTGTCCTCCATAGCGGTCTTTGCTTACTTGAAAGTGGAGATCTGAGGTATCTGTTAAGAAAGATTCAATTGGTCAACAGCATGATCCCCACACTTGAAATCTGCTGACAGAGGACAAGTACACATAATTGTCTAGAACAGATAGATACAAAGTTTCTTAGAATTTGCAGGCCAAGAAGTTTTAATCTCCAAAATTACTgtagttttttggtggtggtggtggtcctgaggcttgaactccgcctgagtgctgaccctgagcttctttttgctcaaagctagcactaccacttgagccacagctccacttcgggctcttttggtagtttattggaggaaagggtctcacagactttcttgcctggactggcttggaccaccatcctcagatctcagcctcctgagcagctagaataacaggcctgagtcaccagcacccagcttccaaaAATCACTTTTAGGCatcactccagaggctgaggaaggaggtcaacctgggctaccaatgagttctaggccagcctggactacatagtaagactgtttcaaaaccaaacaaaaacccctcCAAACAATCTATCTGCCTTATACATACACGTGTCCAGGTTCACAAGAGTTtgatcctcctcctcatcttttgCCTCTTCTTCTGGAGGTGGTGGAGACTTTGAGCTATATGcagtaggaaagaaaagcaaatagaatGTAACAAAGGCCCTTTTCTTTGGGATGGTACCTGCATGGCATCATGTCCATTTTAAACTACCAGTGAATATCAAATCCCAGCAGCTTCTTTCAACAAATAAGGCAATAGGGGCTTCCATGATATATTCACTCTAAAACTTATGCCTATAAAAACCTATTGCATTTTTAATCCACCCCTCCTTCCAGGCTATCCAGTCAATACCAGGTTTACCAAAATCAGAGCAGACACTCCCTTCAAGAAAAGGGACTGTTTCCCTCACCGGCTGTGGTAAGCCTCCTCTCGGAATTCATAGTAAGCTCGGCCATGTTCATCCTTCTCATCCCGCTGTCTCTTTACCCCCCGCCGCTCACCATCTGAGCCTGCTGGTTTTGACTTTTCACTATCTTGGTCATCTCCTacaaaaaggagggaaagaaaatcagcagTTTTTATACTGGAGTGTAGAATACGCTCAGAACCAACAGAAACTAAAGGGGAACCTAAGTTGTATGTCTAATCAAAATGgtcaagttattttcatttatccactgaatatttcatttccaaagatcatttcctttttgtttggccacacttggggcttgaactcagggcctgggcactgtgccagagcttcttttg contains:
- the Hnrnpul2 gene encoding heterogeneous nuclear ribonucleoprotein U-like protein 2, which gives rise to MEVKRLKVTELRSELQRRGLDSRGLKMDLAQRLQEALDAEMLEDEAGGGGAGPGGACKAEPRPVAASGGGPGGDEEEDEEEEEDEEALLEDEDEEPPPAQASDQAAQPPPEPPEVAAMEAEPEPDTCDPPTEATAGSGGVNGGEEQGTGKGEEDEPEERSGDETPGSEAPGDKAAEEQGDDQDSEKSKPAGSDGERRGVKRQRDEKDEHGRAYYEFREEAYHSRSKSPPPPEEEAKDEEEDQTLVNLDTYTSDLHFQVSKDRYGGQPLFSEKFPTLWSGARSTYGITKGKVCFEAKVAQNLPMKEGCTEVSLLRVGWSIDFSHPQLGEDEFSYGFDGRGLKAENGQFEEFGQTFGENDVIGCFANFETEEVELSFSKNGEDLGVAFRINKESLADRALLPHVLCKNCVVELNFGQKDEPFFQPPEEFVFIHAVPVEERVRTAVPPKTTEECEVILMVGLPGSGKTQWALNYAKENPGKRYNVLGAETVLNQMRMKGLEEPEMDPKSRDLLVQQASQCLSKLVQIASRTKRNFILDQCNVYNSGQRRKLLLFKTFARKVVVVVPNEDDWKKRLELRKEVEGDDVPESIMLEMKANFSLPEKCDYMDEVTYGELEKEEAQPIVTKYKEEARKLLPPSEKRTNRRNNRNKRNRQNRSRGQGYVGGQRRGYDNRAYGQQYWGQSGNRGGYRNFYDRYRGDYDRFYARDYEYNRYRDYYRQYNRDWQNYYYHHPQDRDRYYRNYYGYQGYR